The following proteins are co-located in the Leptospira weilii genome:
- a CDS encoding LIC_11695 family lipoprotein, which yields MIKIIKMGLVALVIFTLLPFCKNEEKVDMNEILGILLLKKNSESEGESLGLKIAFSTRFKKSSGEILSCHEWTAAFLDKKALWNQSGQTFVDRMKAIYGYDMAYDIIDGPCVVPNKVVACNYEGFMGINEPVPNVYSYDGERDYFVPIWRSYDGFADVKNGKDLCNKLGRYGHATHYKCFAPGKCWEN from the coding sequence ATGATAAAAATAATAAAAATGGGGCTGGTTGCTTTGGTAATTTTCACCCTATTACCCTTTTGCAAAAACGAAGAAAAAGTGGATATGAACGAGATTCTTGGAATTTTGCTTTTGAAAAAAAATTCGGAAAGCGAAGGGGAAAGTTTGGGACTTAAGATTGCATTTAGCACCAGATTTAAAAAGTCAAGCGGGGAAATTCTTTCCTGTCATGAATGGACCGCCGCCTTTTTGGATAAAAAAGCGCTTTGGAACCAATCGGGACAAACTTTTGTAGATAGAATGAAGGCGATATACGGGTATGATATGGCTTACGATATCATCGATGGTCCTTGCGTGGTTCCGAATAAGGTTGTGGCTTGTAATTACGAAGGTTTTATGGGTATCAATGAGCCGGTACCAAACGTATATTCTTACGACGGAGAAAGAGATTATTTTGTTCCTATATGGCGCTCCTACGATGGCTTTGCGGATGTCAAAAATGGAAAGGATCTTTGCAACAAACTTGGTAGATACGGACATGCGACTCATTACAAATGTTTCGCTCCGGGAAAGTGCTGGGAAAATTGA
- a CDS encoding polysaccharide deacetylase family protein, translated as MLSEEESSELSKTISEIKKSGIQSEVIERRFRTLRILFSVGFFTFLSVASVLTLAHRIFKLEATVEKQTVHITNLEESLTSLRLEEQQQEEELLKFKSDLYDAVPDGDLSDQVSENKISLEVLAGSDVGKNINRGDVRFKEIALTFDLGTGEDLKLIYEYLSRFPIKITLFVSNENPALKNGSFFSNTNLRYLRKLSELGDRVVFGNHTWSHYNIPRSLYETSLRKRILLSYVSDEIPDANFLQQEMKMVEEKFESITGKQLTKYYRLPYGGFDPLVIQTFGKLGYTHHIFWSNNSIGSLDIPDFVYKKFIYRKDPRTGKTRIMPNPNYKTRAEALDFLYRWEEADKDGMNGAIILMHLGSPRQSEKLIYILPDFIQEMLSKGYSFVTVPEIINDHQD; from the coding sequence ATGTTAAGCGAAGAAGAATCGTCGGAACTTTCCAAGACAATTTCTGAAATCAAAAAAAGTGGGATCCAATCCGAAGTGATCGAACGAAGATTTAGGACTCTTCGTATCCTTTTTTCCGTCGGCTTTTTTACGTTCTTAAGTGTGGCCTCCGTTCTTACGTTAGCGCATAGAATTTTTAAATTGGAAGCGACTGTAGAAAAACAAACGGTTCATATCACCAATCTCGAAGAGAGTTTAACCTCGCTTCGTCTCGAGGAACAACAACAGGAAGAAGAGCTTCTCAAGTTCAAATCGGATCTTTATGACGCGGTTCCCGACGGAGATTTATCCGACCAGGTTTCTGAAAATAAGATAAGCTTGGAAGTTCTTGCAGGTTCCGACGTAGGTAAAAACATCAATCGGGGAGATGTTCGTTTCAAAGAAATCGCTTTAACTTTCGATTTGGGTACCGGGGAGGATCTCAAATTGATTTACGAATATCTTTCACGGTTTCCCATCAAAATCACGTTGTTTGTTTCAAACGAAAACCCGGCGCTTAAAAACGGGTCGTTTTTCAGTAACACGAATCTACGCTACTTGAGAAAACTTTCCGAACTCGGAGACCGAGTCGTTTTTGGAAACCATACTTGGAGTCATTATAATATTCCAAGAAGTTTATACGAAACTTCTTTACGTAAAAGAATTTTGCTTAGTTACGTTTCTGATGAAATTCCGGACGCCAATTTTCTCCAACAAGAAATGAAAATGGTGGAAGAAAAATTCGAATCTATTACCGGTAAACAATTGACTAAATACTATCGTCTTCCTTACGGAGGTTTTGACCCCCTGGTGATTCAAACCTTCGGAAAACTCGGCTATACGCATCATATTTTTTGGAGCAATAATTCGATCGGTTCTTTGGATATTCCTGATTTCGTATATAAGAAATTTATTTATAGAAAAGATCCCAGAACGGGCAAAACGAGGATTATGCCGAATCCGAATTATAAGACGAGAGCCGAAGCGCTTGATTTTCTTTATCGTTGGGAAGAGGCGGATAAGGATGGTATGAACGGAGCCATCATTTTGATGCATTTAGGTTCCCCAAGGCAATCGGAAAAGCTCATCTATATTCTTCCAGATTTCATCCAGGAAATGCTTTCCAAGGGCTATAGTTTTGTGACGGTTCCTGAAATTATCAACGATCACCAGGATTGA
- the tyrS gene encoding tyrosine--tRNA ligase — MDIQKQIEIIRRGTVDLISEDELKSKLQKKKALKIKAGFDPTAPDLHLGHFVQLKKLKHFQDLGHEVFFLLGDFTAMIGDPTGKSETRKRLSKEEVLENSKTYQSQVFKVLDPVKTRIVYNSSWCSEMNFEDVLVLSSKYNVARMLERDDFSKRYKAGQPISMIEFLYPLIQGYDSVAMECDVELGGTDQKFNLLVGRDLQREYGKEAQCVLTLPLLVGLDGNKKMSKSLGNYVGIAEVPIDMFGKLMSISDDLMWNYFELLTDLPLSEIEARKNGMKSKELHPKEVKIELAKFIMDQLSSSSENEEAIEEWKKIHNPKSRAVPDDIREVQLGEEFFSETPEPLLVWVLSKLSFVPSVSEGRRLIKAGGLYLFEDKITDEKFAIQKGKEYLVRQGKKGKFLKILS; from the coding sequence ATGGACATTCAAAAGCAAATAGAAATCATCCGTCGTGGTACCGTTGATCTAATCAGCGAAGACGAATTAAAATCCAAGCTTCAAAAAAAGAAAGCACTTAAAATCAAGGCGGGCTTTGATCCTACGGCCCCGGATCTTCATCTCGGACATTTCGTCCAACTTAAAAAACTAAAACATTTCCAAGACTTAGGTCATGAAGTTTTTTTTCTACTGGGGGATTTTACGGCGATGATCGGAGATCCTACCGGGAAATCCGAAACCAGAAAGAGACTTTCGAAAGAAGAAGTTTTGGAAAACTCCAAGACTTATCAAAGCCAAGTCTTTAAGGTCTTAGATCCCGTTAAAACAAGAATCGTCTACAATTCAAGTTGGTGTTCCGAAATGAATTTCGAGGACGTTTTGGTTCTCAGTTCCAAATACAACGTCGCAAGAATGCTCGAAAGGGACGATTTCAGCAAACGCTACAAAGCCGGTCAGCCGATTTCCATGATCGAATTTTTGTACCCGCTCATACAGGGTTACGATTCCGTAGCGATGGAATGTGACGTGGAACTCGGAGGGACAGATCAGAAATTTAATCTTCTCGTGGGAAGAGACCTACAGAGAGAATACGGAAAGGAAGCTCAGTGTGTTCTGACTCTTCCGTTACTTGTGGGACTTGACGGAAATAAAAAGATGTCCAAATCCCTCGGTAACTACGTGGGAATCGCCGAGGTTCCGATCGACATGTTCGGAAAACTCATGTCGATCAGTGATGATCTGATGTGGAATTATTTCGAACTCTTGACCGATCTTCCGTTGTCTGAAATTGAAGCTCGCAAGAACGGAATGAAAAGCAAAGAACTTCATCCGAAAGAAGTGAAGATAGAACTTGCAAAATTCATTATGGATCAACTCTCTTCTTCTTCCGAAAACGAAGAAGCAATCGAAGAATGGAAAAAAATTCATAATCCAAAGTCGAGAGCCGTTCCGGACGATATCAGAGAAGTGCAACTTGGAGAAGAATTCTTTTCGGAAACTCCGGAACCCTTGCTTGTCTGGGTCTTAAGTAAACTTTCTTTCGTTCCTTCTGTTTCCGAAGGAAGGAGACTCATCAAAGCCGGAGGGTTGTACCTCTTCGAAGATAAAATCACCGACGAAAAATTTGCGATACAGAAAGGTAAGGAATATTTAGTGAGACAAGGCAAAAAGGGAAAATTTTTAAAAATTCTTTCCTAA
- a CDS encoding glycerol-3-phosphate dehydrogenase/oxidase, translated as MQICREKETCKAGRVFKMEKQNRTEQILKLQKESLDILIIGGGSTGTGAAFDAAKRGYKTALIEKKDFASGTSSRSTKLIHGGVRYLAQFHFKLIHEALTERQRLLENAPHLVKPLKFLLPAYRFYERPYYGIGLTLYDILASKGKLPSHKAVSKSEAVSEFAAIKKEGLFGGITYYDAQFNDARLNVLLARSAKKEGAIVANRVELVSFIKENGKLIGANLKDLETGKNFPVYAKVIANTTGIWVDRVRKLDDPRAFNVLSPSQGIHLVFSKKKIPCQSAIIIPKTKDGRVVFIIPWEDHVILGTTDTPIENPGDEPLPIGNEVQFLLDTGNEYLENPVAEKDILSVFVGIRPLISPEGNQDTKNISREEVILVSDSGLVTMGGGKWSTYRKMAEDLVDKLIQVGNLETRKECSTKSYLYPGAEGYSESLYQEIEKSYQIDIQFAKRLQNYYGTEVFEILGKKPKLLGKGIPYFEEEVLFAAKEEFALGVTDILARRFRILFVDLELAKKMVGPVSAILAKQLKWKDKTKKAEESAAIELIESLKKSYA; from the coding sequence ATGCAAATTTGTAGGGAGAAAGAAACCTGTAAAGCAGGAAGAGTTTTCAAAATGGAAAAACAAAACCGAACCGAACAAATTTTGAAATTACAAAAAGAATCCCTGGATATTCTCATAATCGGAGGCGGATCCACCGGAACCGGAGCCGCTTTCGACGCCGCGAAAAGAGGCTATAAAACAGCCCTTATAGAAAAGAAAGATTTTGCCTCGGGAACTTCTTCCCGTTCTACAAAACTAATTCATGGAGGAGTTCGTTATCTGGCTCAGTTCCATTTCAAATTGATCCACGAAGCTCTGACAGAAAGGCAAAGACTTTTGGAAAACGCACCTCACCTGGTGAAGCCTCTTAAATTTTTGCTTCCTGCGTACCGTTTTTACGAAAGGCCTTATTACGGAATCGGGCTCACTCTCTATGATATACTCGCTTCTAAGGGAAAACTCCCCTCTCATAAAGCCGTTTCCAAATCCGAAGCCGTTTCTGAATTTGCAGCGATCAAAAAAGAAGGTCTCTTCGGAGGAATCACGTACTACGACGCTCAATTCAACGACGCCCGTTTGAACGTTCTTCTTGCAAGATCCGCTAAAAAAGAAGGAGCCATTGTCGCCAATCGAGTCGAACTCGTTTCCTTCATCAAGGAGAATGGAAAGCTCATCGGCGCCAATCTCAAAGACTTGGAGACCGGAAAGAATTTTCCAGTCTATGCAAAGGTAATTGCTAATACGACGGGAATTTGGGTGGATCGCGTTCGTAAGCTCGATGATCCAAGAGCATTTAACGTTCTTTCTCCGAGCCAGGGAATCCATCTTGTCTTTTCTAAAAAAAAGATTCCCTGTCAATCGGCGATAATCATTCCAAAAACAAAGGACGGAAGAGTCGTCTTTATCATTCCTTGGGAAGATCACGTGATTTTAGGAACAACGGATACTCCGATTGAAAATCCGGGAGACGAACCTCTTCCGATCGGAAACGAGGTTCAATTCCTACTCGATACCGGAAACGAATATCTGGAAAATCCAGTCGCCGAAAAAGATATTCTTTCCGTGTTTGTGGGGATTCGTCCTTTGATTTCTCCGGAAGGAAATCAGGACACGAAAAATATTTCGAGAGAGGAAGTTATTCTCGTTTCCGATTCGGGGCTTGTCACTATGGGCGGGGGAAAATGGTCTACTTACAGAAAGATGGCCGAAGATCTAGTAGATAAACTAATCCAAGTCGGCAATTTAGAAACCAGGAAAGAATGTTCAACGAAATCTTATTTGTATCCCGGAGCCGAGGGTTATTCGGAATCTCTCTATCAAGAAATTGAAAAATCGTATCAGATTGATATACAATTCGCCAAACGGTTGCAGAACTATTACGGGACGGAAGTTTTTGAGATCTTAGGTAAAAAACCGAAACTTTTAGGCAAAGGTATCCCTTACTTTGAAGAGGAGGTTTTATTCGCCGCAAAGGAAGAATTTGCGTTAGGCGTCACAGATATTCTCGCGAGAAGATTTAGAATTCTTTTCGTGGATTTGGAACTTGCCAAAAAGATGGTCGGTCCCGTTTCCGCGATTTTGGCAAAGCAGCTCAAGTGGAAAGACAAAACGAAAAAAGCGGAAGAATCTGCGGCGATCGAGTTGATCGAAAGTTTAAAAAAGTCGTATGCTTGA
- the rpoD gene encoding RNA polymerase sigma factor RpoD, with amino-acid sequence MENLQSMPEVQKIISLGKANGEVSYDDINEILPDKILNSEKIDDFFTLLHEMGIEIVEEYTRNTLEPASTLVPKDDSKPVRKKKESSASTSGSEDPIKLYLREIGKVSLISGETEVFLAKRIEKGEKIIEETILSSSILRANYIKLLPKIRSKKIKVYDLIRVDKMYALNAEEAHKLEELFFKNILVIQEQEKVLQEAVSKIRKYSETSKKYKEFKEKIDASTEIIHNAIQELGVSQKEIQKISQKIKSMVFRIKEIDRHFLKIKAQYGQDVRDIKAFNRFIEKNEKLDDIEVKMGVNIDEVREVIKDIRNNERKLRRMEQEAGSTVQEIKDWGEKIIKGEREISQAKKELVKANLRLVVSIAKRYANRGMHFFDLIQEGNIGLIKAVDKFEYKKGYKFSTYATWWIRQAITRAISDQARTIRVPVHMIEQVNKVIRETRLFIQEFGRDPNNEEIAERLGWPVQKVKMVKNVAREPISLEIPVGSEEDSELGDFIPDTEVETPVNAAASSILAEQIRQVLHTLPAREQKVIRMRFGLDDGYPQTLEEVGYQFKVTRERIRQIEAKALRRLRHPSRSKKLKDYIDG; translated from the coding sequence ATGGAAAATCTGCAAAGCATGCCTGAGGTTCAGAAGATTATATCTCTTGGAAAGGCAAATGGAGAAGTTTCTTATGATGATATCAACGAGATACTTCCCGACAAAATTCTGAACTCAGAAAAGATAGACGATTTTTTTACCCTATTGCACGAAATGGGAATCGAAATCGTGGAAGAATATACCAGAAATACTCTGGAACCCGCTTCCACCCTTGTTCCTAAAGATGATTCCAAACCAGTAAGAAAGAAAAAAGAGTCCTCCGCTTCTACGAGCGGTTCCGAAGATCCGATCAAACTGTATTTGAGAGAAATCGGTAAAGTGAGTTTAATTTCGGGTGAGACCGAGGTCTTTCTTGCGAAAAGAATCGAAAAGGGTGAGAAAATCATCGAAGAGACGATTCTTAGTTCTTCCATTCTCAGAGCGAATTATATAAAGCTTTTACCAAAAATTCGAAGCAAAAAGATTAAGGTCTACGATCTGATTCGCGTCGATAAAATGTACGCTTTAAATGCGGAGGAAGCTCATAAACTCGAAGAGTTATTTTTCAAAAATATTCTAGTGATCCAAGAACAGGAAAAGGTTCTTCAGGAAGCCGTTTCCAAAATTCGAAAGTATTCTGAAACTTCCAAAAAATACAAAGAGTTTAAAGAGAAAATAGACGCTTCCACGGAAATCATTCATAATGCGATCCAAGAACTCGGAGTTTCCCAAAAAGAAATTCAAAAAATTTCCCAAAAGATCAAATCCATGGTTTTTAGAATCAAGGAAATCGATCGCCACTTTTTGAAAATCAAGGCTCAATACGGCCAAGACGTTCGGGATATCAAAGCATTTAACAGATTTATCGAAAAGAACGAGAAGTTAGACGACATCGAAGTCAAGATGGGAGTCAATATCGACGAAGTTCGAGAGGTCATCAAAGACATTCGAAACAACGAAAGAAAACTTCGTCGTATGGAACAGGAAGCGGGCTCCACGGTTCAAGAAATCAAGGATTGGGGCGAAAAGATCATCAAGGGCGAAAGGGAAATCTCCCAGGCTAAAAAGGAACTCGTCAAGGCAAATTTGCGGCTCGTGGTTTCCATTGCGAAACGTTATGCGAATCGCGGAATGCACTTCTTCGATCTGATTCAGGAAGGAAACATAGGCCTTATTAAAGCTGTAGATAAGTTCGAGTATAAGAAAGGTTATAAATTTTCCACGTACGCGACTTGGTGGATCCGTCAAGCGATCACAAGGGCTATTTCCGATCAGGCTAGAACGATTCGCGTTCCGGTTCATATGATCGAACAAGTCAATAAGGTGATTCGTGAAACCAGGTTATTCATCCAAGAATTCGGACGCGACCCAAACAATGAGGAAATTGCGGAAAGACTCGGTTGGCCGGTTCAAAAAGTCAAAATGGTCAAAAATGTTGCCAGGGAACCCATTTCTCTCGAAATTCCTGTGGGCTCGGAAGAAGATTCCGAACTCGGAGATTTTATCCCGGATACGGAAGTCGAAACTCCTGTGAATGCCGCTGCGTCTAGTATCCTCGCGGAACAGATCCGTCAGGTGCTTCATACTTTGCCTGCGCGCGAACAAAAAGTAATTCGAATGCGTTTCGGTTTGGACGACGGTTATCCGCAAACTTTGGAAGAAGTCGGTTATCAATTTAAGGTAACTAGGGAAAGAATTCGTCAGATCGAAGCAAAAGCGCTTCGAAGACTCAGACATCCGTCTCGTTCTAAAAAGTTGAAGGACTATATCGACGGTTGA
- the dnaG gene encoding DNA primase — MSNKKDFIDRIHREVPIESYISRFVPLKKRGKNFLGLCPFHQEKSPSFNVSAEKQFYYCFGCKASGDLIRFVMDYERVDFSRSLEILSEYSGIPLQEKNSKNAEISDFLYKINQKVSEYYQHLLHTPIGKNAFDYLKSREIEDSEIRIFGLGYAPEGFETLTKEVLKTKDEIAGAIQLGLLREKEAGNGRPYDFFRDRIMFPVLDLSGRTIAFSGRILGSGKEAKYINSPASVIFDKSRTFYNFFRAREGVRKTGEAMLVEGYLDVIGLVRRDYQNVIASMGTAITENHIRTLKKFAERVTFVLDGDLAGKKGALRAAEICLKEGMECSIVLLPEGKDPFDLAKSLSRSQLNKLLSEQIQGSEFVVGELLESADSRTLPERKRKALQNLYSFTQTLNRETDKQFFLGLGANKLGISMDAVLRDFKGGTAKNGPANADTSSNVKEVQEISAPALDCERKIISMLVKHTGLFSYAEEISSMEFMDITSSYLWDYLYTVYTGEGEISPVQILSSELPEDLKQILAPYLLEEYEKGDPEELHKVFRILLLQQKKFRIEEKIRELDQKRERFFTPEIFTELSFYRKEKEKILEHIRNQSATT, encoded by the coding sequence TTGTCTAACAAAAAGGATTTCATCGATCGAATTCACCGGGAAGTCCCCATCGAATCCTATATTTCCCGTTTTGTTCCGCTCAAAAAACGAGGAAAGAATTTTTTAGGACTTTGTCCGTTTCACCAGGAAAAATCCCCTTCCTTTAACGTTTCCGCGGAGAAACAATTCTATTACTGTTTTGGTTGTAAGGCTTCGGGCGACCTCATCCGATTTGTGATGGATTATGAGAGAGTGGATTTTTCCAGGTCACTGGAAATTCTTTCCGAATACTCCGGAATCCCTCTGCAAGAAAAAAACTCTAAGAACGCAGAAATCTCCGACTTTCTTTATAAGATCAATCAAAAGGTTTCCGAATATTACCAACATTTGTTGCATACTCCGATCGGAAAGAATGCTTTCGATTATTTAAAATCCAGAGAAATCGAAGATTCCGAAATCCGCATTTTCGGTCTCGGTTATGCGCCGGAAGGATTTGAAACACTTACGAAAGAAGTTTTAAAAACCAAAGATGAAATCGCCGGAGCAATTCAGTTGGGACTTCTTCGGGAAAAAGAAGCGGGTAACGGACGTCCGTATGATTTTTTTCGGGATCGAATCATGTTTCCGGTTTTGGATCTTTCTGGAAGAACGATCGCATTTTCCGGAAGAATTTTAGGTTCTGGAAAGGAAGCAAAATACATCAACAGTCCTGCTTCCGTAATCTTTGATAAGAGTCGTACTTTTTATAATTTTTTCAGAGCTAGGGAAGGGGTTCGTAAGACCGGCGAGGCTATGCTCGTCGAAGGATATTTGGATGTGATCGGGCTTGTAAGAAGAGATTATCAAAACGTAATCGCCTCTATGGGAACCGCTATTACGGAAAATCATATTCGAACTCTTAAAAAATTTGCAGAACGTGTTACCTTCGTTTTGGACGGGGACCTGGCAGGAAAGAAAGGCGCTCTCAGAGCGGCTGAAATCTGCCTTAAGGAGGGAATGGAATGTTCCATCGTTCTACTTCCCGAAGGAAAAGATCCATTCGACTTGGCAAAATCCTTGAGCAGATCTCAACTGAACAAACTTTTGTCGGAACAAATTCAAGGTTCTGAATTTGTAGTAGGAGAATTGCTGGAAAGCGCGGATTCAAGAACTTTGCCTGAAAGAAAGCGAAAAGCTCTTCAAAATCTTTATTCTTTTACCCAAACTTTAAATCGGGAAACGGATAAGCAGTTCTTTCTGGGGCTTGGTGCTAACAAACTCGGAATTAGTATGGATGCGGTTCTTCGGGATTTTAAAGGCGGAACGGCAAAGAATGGGCCTGCAAATGCCGATACTAGTTCTAACGTAAAGGAAGTTCAAGAGATTTCAGCTCCTGCGCTTGACTGTGAGAGAAAAATTATCTCTATGCTGGTCAAACATACGGGACTTTTTTCGTACGCGGAGGAAATCTCTTCGATGGAATTCATGGATATAACGAGTTCCTATCTTTGGGATTATTTGTATACAGTCTATACGGGAGAAGGTGAGATTTCTCCCGTACAGATTTTATCCTCGGAACTTCCCGAGGATCTGAAACAAATCCTTGCTCCGTATCTTTTGGAAGAATACGAAAAAGGAGATCCGGAAGAATTACATAAGGTTTTTAGAATTCTTCTTTTACAACAGAAGAAGTTTCGAATTGAGGAAAAAATTCGGGAACTTGATCAAAAAAGAGAACGTTTTTTTACACCCGAAATTTTTACGGAACTGAGTTTCTATCGTAAAGAAAAAGAAAAGATTCTGGAGCATATCCGGAATCAATCGGCTACCACATAA
- a CDS encoding GatB/YqeY domain-containing protein, translating into MSLQIRINDDLKEAMKAKKEPHLSTLRLLKSDIQYELTKTGAKELADDQVVSVIKKAYAKRLDAIQMYQKAGRNDLLAQEEGEASVLKEYLPPELPESEIVATIDQIFAELQPTAKDMGKVMGRVMAAFKGKSIDGTKVSAIVKSRLS; encoded by the coding sequence ATGTCCCTGCAGATAAGAATCAATGACGATCTGAAAGAGGCGATGAAAGCAAAAAAAGAACCTCATCTTTCCACGCTTCGCCTTCTCAAATCCGATATTCAATACGAATTAACCAAAACCGGAGCTAAAGAGCTCGCGGACGACCAAGTTGTTTCCGTTATCAAAAAGGCTTATGCAAAACGTCTAGATGCGATTCAAATGTATCAAAAGGCAGGAAGGAACGATCTTTTAGCTCAGGAAGAAGGTGAGGCTTCCGTTCTGAAAGAGTATCTTCCACCTGAACTTCCGGAATCGGAAATCGTCGCAACGATTGATCAAATTTTTGCGGAATTACAACCGACCGCAAAGGATATGGGAAAAGTTATGGGTCGAGTCATGGCCGCATTCAAAGGAAAAAGCATCGACGGTACTAAAGTTTCGGCAATTGTGAAATCCAGGCTTTCCTGA
- the rpsU gene encoding 30S ribosomal protein S21, with protein sequence MVGIIVKDGESIESALKRFKRDCANAGIMSEIKRREYFEKPSIKKKKAIESAKRKAEKKKRLFSKKDKA encoded by the coding sequence ATGGTAGGAATCATCGTAAAAGACGGAGAATCGATCGAATCTGCTTTGAAACGTTTCAAACGCGACTGTGCGAATGCAGGTATTATGAGCGAAATCAAGCGAAGAGAATATTTTGAAAAACCAAGTATCAAAAAGAAAAAAGCGATCGAGTCCGCAAAAAGAAAAGCAGAAAAGAAAAAGCGTCTTTTCTCAAAGAAAGATAAGGCTTAA
- the fbp gene encoding class 1 fructose-bisphosphatase: MSVHPTQTLSLSQYLIEEQLKLPQATGDFTALMSHLVYAAKIVSREVRKAGLLENILGSNETVNVQGETQMKLDEYADKVFNHTLTRSGHLCILGSEEHEETVSVPSGYKIGKYTIAIDPLDGSSNIDANVSIGTIFSVHLRKSPDGTPGTLSDLLQQGSGQRAAGYVLYGSSTMLVLCTGKGVSGFTLDPSCGEFILSHPDMQMPETGGIYSINEGNYNYWSDEVKNYIRDIKSIEGGKKPQSGRYIGSLVADFHRNLLKGGIFLYPNDTKSTKYPNGKLRLLYEAAPMAFIAEQAGGMAVTVYGERILDLTPKELHERTTLVVGSKKEVEHFLKFASKKP, translated from the coding sequence ATGTCTGTTCACCCTACACAAACATTGAGTCTTTCTCAATACTTGATCGAGGAACAACTCAAATTACCCCAAGCAACCGGAGACTTTACGGCTTTGATGAGTCATTTGGTCTATGCGGCCAAAATCGTTTCCAGAGAGGTTCGAAAAGCGGGACTTTTAGAAAATATTCTCGGTTCTAACGAAACTGTAAACGTTCAAGGGGAAACCCAAATGAAATTGGACGAATATGCGGATAAGGTTTTCAATCACACCTTGACTCGTTCCGGTCATCTTTGTATCTTAGGAAGCGAAGAACATGAAGAAACCGTTTCCGTTCCGAGCGGGTATAAAATCGGAAAATATACGATCGCAATTGATCCGCTCGACGGTTCCTCCAATATAGACGCAAATGTTTCGATCGGAACCATTTTTTCCGTTCATTTGAGAAAAAGCCCAGACGGCACTCCTGGAACGTTGAGTGATCTTCTTCAACAAGGTTCCGGCCAAAGAGCCGCCGGCTACGTTTTGTACGGATCCTCCACAATGCTTGTTCTCTGTACGGGTAAAGGAGTTTCCGGATTTACGTTAGACCCCTCTTGCGGAGAATTTATCCTTTCGCATCCCGACATGCAAATGCCCGAGACCGGGGGCATTTACTCCATCAACGAAGGAAATTATAACTATTGGTCCGATGAAGTGAAAAATTATATCCGAGACATCAAATCAATCGAAGGTGGGAAAAAACCTCAGTCCGGCCGTTATATCGGTTCCTTGGTTGCGGATTTCCATAGAAATCTTTTGAAAGGCGGCATTTTCCTTTATCCAAACGACACCAAGTCCACAAAATATCCGAACGGTAAATTAAGGCTCCTTTATGAAGCGGCCCCTATGGCGTTTATCGCAGAACAAGCAGGTGGAATGGCCGTTACCGTTTATGGAGAAAGAATCTTGGATCTCACTCCGAAAGAACTCCACGAGCGCACAACCTTGGTCGTCGGAAGTAAAAAAGAAGTGGAACATTTCTTAAAGTTTGCTTCGAAAAAACCTTAG